TGACATGGAACCGCATAAAGACAGCGAAGGAAATGTATACGATTTCGCTTTTGGGCTAAACTGGAAAGGTGTTATAAAAGACTCACGTACTGAGGTTTATAAAAAGTAAGTTTTTTTTATGCAGTAATTTAACCGCAAAGTCAGTAAAGATTTTACGCAAAGGTTCGCAGAGTTGTCATTTCGACCGGAGGGAGAAATCACACCAGGAATTCGACACAGATTGTAGACATGCTTTTTGGAGCTTCTAGTGTGATTTCTCGTACCTCGAAATGACAAACTGTACCTTAATTGAGATCTATAAAATCAGCTTAAATCTTAACAAATCTGCGTGAAACACTAAACCTGCTTAAAACCCAAAACAACAACAATATGAAAAATAAAATCAAAATGACACTAGCGTTCTGCCTGCTTTTAGGCACAGTTTTGCAGGCACAAACCAAATCAGCGAAGTCAAAAGATTTGGTTATGCCCAGAATGCGTGTTATAGTCGACAATGATTTTGGAGGCGATCCGGACGGATTGTTTCAGTTAGTGCATCAAATTTTGTCGCCTTCTGCAGAAATTCGGGGTATTATTGGTTCTCATTTAAAGCCTGGAGATCCTTTTGATCCTTCTTCGGAAACAGCTGTAAACGCCGCAAAAAAAGCAAAAGAACTTTTAGAAGTAATGAAACTTCAGAATTCTTTTTCGGTTTATGAAGGCTCAAATTTACAGTTGAAAGATACCAAAACACCCAATATTTCCGAAGGTGCAAAAGCAATCGTAAAAGAAGCCATGCGTACCGATGTTAAAACACCGCTTTATGTAGTATGCGGTGCCGGACTAACAGAAATTGCAAGCGCCTATTTAATGGAACCGAAAATTGCAGACCGTCTTACTTTGGTCTGGATTGGAGGTCCGGAATATACAGATCTTGCTTCACCGCCTCCGGGATATACACCGCTTGAATACAATCTTGGAATCGATATTACGGCCGGACAGGTCATTTTTAATGATTCGAAAATTCCGATCTGGCAGGTGCCGAGAAACGCGTACAGACAAACTCTTTTATCCTATTCGGAGCTGCTTTTGAAAGTAAAACCAGCCGGAAAAACCGGAGAATACCTTTCTGAAAAAATAGAAAGCCTCATGAAAAGAGTACAGCAGTTTGATCTGCATATTGGTGAAACGTACATTATGGGCGATAGTCCGCTGGTATTGCTTACCGCGCTGCAGTCATCTTTTGAAGCCGATCCGAGTTCTAGTTCCTATGTCCTGAAACCATCGCCTTTGATTAACGCGCAGGGACTTTATGAAACCAATCATAACGGAAGAAATATCCGAGTTTACAATCAATTGGACACCCGATTGATGTTTGAAGATTTCTTTGCAAAACTTCAATTATTTAAAAACTAACTTTTAAAACTAGTTAAAATGAAAAATAAAATCAGCCTGTTTTTTGCCTGTTTTCTATTTATAGGCACTGTAAAAGCACAGGAAATCGTAAAATTATATCAGGGAAAAGCACCAGGATCTGAAGACTGGACACAGCAAGAAGCCCAAATGTATTCGGATCTTTTTAAAACAGAAGTGGTCTACAATGTAACCGATCCGGCTTTACTGGTATATCAGGTTCCAAAAGGAGTTAAAAATACAGGAACAGCGATCGTAATTGCACCGGGAGGCGGATTTCAGAGTCTTTCCATCAACAGAGAAGGAAAAGAACTGGCAGAAATTTTAAGCAAAAAAGGAATCACCGCTTTTGTATTAAAATACCGTTTGAACAAAACCGAAACCAATGATCCGGCAAGAGAAATGATGGAGAAGTTAAAAGACAGAGCAGCATTCGAAAAAAACTCTATCGCGACAATACAATTAGCAGCTCAGGACGGAAAAAACGCTTTGAACTATGTTCGTAACAACGCATCAAAATACGGTGTGAATTTGAAGAAAGTAGGTATTATTGGTTTTTCTGCGGGTAGTACCGTGGCTATGGAAACCGTTCTGGACAACAAAACAGAACAGCTTCCTGATTTTGTTGCAAATATTTACGGCGGACCTCGACCTGAACTTCTAAGCGTTCCGGTACCACAAAAAAACATCCCAATGTTTGTCTGCGCGGCAAGCGACGATCAGCTGAAACTTGCTCCAAGAAGTATTCAGATGTACAACAAATGGCTCGAAGCCGGACAATCAGTAGAATT
This portion of the Flavobacterium gelatinilyticum genome encodes:
- a CDS encoding nucleoside hydrolase codes for the protein MKNKIKMTLAFCLLLGTVLQAQTKSAKSKDLVMPRMRVIVDNDFGGDPDGLFQLVHQILSPSAEIRGIIGSHLKPGDPFDPSSETAVNAAKKAKELLEVMKLQNSFSVYEGSNLQLKDTKTPNISEGAKAIVKEAMRTDVKTPLYVVCGAGLTEIASAYLMEPKIADRLTLVWIGGPEYTDLASPPPGYTPLEYNLGIDITAGQVIFNDSKIPIWQVPRNAYRQTLLSYSELLLKVKPAGKTGEYLSEKIESLMKRVQQFDLHIGETYIMGDSPLVLLTALQSSFEADPSSSSYVLKPSPLINAQGLYETNHNGRNIRVYNQLDTRLMFEDFFAKLQLFKN
- a CDS encoding alpha/beta hydrolase, with protein sequence MKNKISLFFACFLFIGTVKAQEIVKLYQGKAPGSEDWTQQEAQMYSDLFKTEVVYNVTDPALLVYQVPKGVKNTGTAIVIAPGGGFQSLSINREGKELAEILSKKGITAFVLKYRLNKTETNDPAREMMEKLKDRAAFEKNSIATIQLAAQDGKNALNYVRNNASKYGVNLKKVGIIGFSAGSTVAMETVLDNKTEQLPDFVANIYGGPRPELLSVPVPQKNIPMFVCAASDDQLKLAPRSIQMYNKWLEAGQSVELHMYSKGGHGFGTGKQNLPVDSWEIRFEEWLTLQGFLN